AACCGTCGACTTCAAGAAACCGGCTGGCGGCGGCAGCTTCGAATGGTGATGCCCCCGCACAGCGGACGCCAGAATCACCAGAAAGCGCCAGGCAACCCGGGCGCACGGGTGAATCGGCCGAGCTGCCACCTCGGCACAACAGTCCTGAAAACGAGTGACCCGCTGAGCTTTTCACCGGCCACCGGGTTCTCGCCGCCGCCGAGCCGCGCGGATGAACACGGCCGCTGACACTCGATCGCATTCACGAAGCCGGGGCGACACGGATGAGAAAGGACGGCCTGCCCGAGATGCGTACCTGCTGAAGGTGGGTGGGTGTAAATCCGGCGTGGATGGCGGTGGCGAGTTCGCGGGCGTCGGGGATGAGGAGCACCGCGATTCCGTTGGCGGTGAGCAGCCGGCGCAACTCGGTCCACAGTGGTAGCGAGCTGTGGGAGAGTAGCCCGCGAGCCGGAGCTTGGCTGTCCCACGGCGGATTACAGACGATGCGGTCGATACTGCCCGGCGGCAACGGCACATTCGCCGCGTCGCCGAGTCGGGCCGGGATGGTGGCCGCGGCGTTCGCGCGGGTTGCCCGGACTGCTGCGGGGTCGGCGTCGAAGCCGCGGTAGGTGGCTGCGGGCTGGAGATGGCGCGCCTCGAGCAGCAGCGTGCCCGCACCGCAGCAGGGGTCGAGCACTCGGTCGCCGGGCCGCAGGTCGGCCAGCTGCACCATTGCCGACGCGACGGGGGGATGCAGGCTGCCGGGGACGCTCTGTTGTTTGTAGGGACGACGGTGCAACGGGTGCGTCGCGATGCGGAGCATGAGACGGGCATGTTGCCCGTCCAGGGTCACCCGCCACCCGCTACCCGAGTCCGGCGGCCGGGCACCGCCGCGACGCGAATGATAGTGGAGCCCAAGTTGTTCGGAGAGCGCACCGCCTACGGCGTCTTCGACGTCGTAGCGGTTGAAGTTTCGCCGGCCCAGGAACGAAGCCGACACTTCGATACCACCGCCGAGACCGGGTGGCCCACCGCACCGCTCCCTGGCTTCCCACAATCGAGGCACGTCCAAGTCCGCGACGAGACCGGCCAAGACGGCGACCGAGTTCTTGCGCCGGCCGATATCCGGCGCGGTGGCGGCCAGGACGAACGCGTCGTCAGCGGTCCGCAACCGCAGTACCTGAGAGGCTGAAGAGAGGGTGTGGCAATGGATTTCGCGATGGCCGAGTTCGACGACGGCACCGAGACCGAGCCGCAGGACCTCCGCGGCGACCACGGATTCCAGCCCTCGAACACATCGCGCCACCAGGCGGATGCCCATGAATGTATTTCTCCCACAACGAGGTTCGGAAGCGGCGGTATGCCGCCCCGCCTCGTCGACGACGGGGGGATCCTCGGTTCGCCGACGGGATCCTCAGCGCAGGAAGAAGAAATTCATGTCGGGCATCGTAACAGGGGGAACTGGATCGGTCCCGGCGAATTTCGCGCCGGATCACGCGGCGGTCGTCCAACTGTCGCTCTCGACCGGCGGACGCCGCCATCGCGTCGGGGGCACGCCCTCTATTGGCGGCGGCCGCGGCATCGGAGTGGCTACCCATCCATCTGCCCCGGCCAATCCAGCCAGCGAGGATCGCCCTGGTCGCTCACGCCCTGCAGCACATGCTGGCGTCCAGGACACCTTCAGTCATTTGTGGAACCCTCTCCCCTTGTCCATTCTCCCGAACTGTTCGGTTTCCCCAGCGCGCCTCCGCCTCGCCGGAGATGAAAACGGCCCGATCGTCGATGTCGCGCGTGGACGACTGCGGTTCTATCTGGCGCGACACCCGTCCTATTTCCCCGAGAATCCACCTGACCCAGTGATTGCCGGAGGCTGCGGCGGGTATCACGGCTCATGTCGGTGCCGGAGGGCAGTTCCGGGCTTCCCCGATGTGGCCAGTTGCCCGTCCAGCGGTTCACTGCCGGACGGGCAACGCCACCCATTTCGCCGGCCGCCCGATGCCGCGGGCAGCGCTCAGGCGGCGGATCGGCCGGAGAGGGTCGAGCCCAGGCGGCGAGCCTGCTCGTGCGACTCGAGCATGGACGCCTCGTGCAGCGCAAGCAGCGTCGGGTCGGCACCACCCGTGCAGTGTTCGGCCAGGTTTGATCGAGCCGAACCCAGCATGATGACGTAGGGGTCGCTGTCGCCGCGTTTACAGCCGCTTCGCTTGCCGCCACATCACGGCTCCGAGCACCGCGAGAAATGCGGTCGAGATCGCGTTACATGCCAATGCCACAACGAAACCCGAACTCGGGTGCCAATCCAGATAGGTGACCACACCCCCGACGGCACTACCCGTCCCCGCGACCGCCATCAAGACACCGATCCAGCGCGGAAAGCTCCGATCCACCACGATCGCTGACCCGATCAGCAGGAAGGGAAGACCGAAAGTCCATGTGGCCGAGGCGGTTACCGTGCCATATAGCACTGCGAACAACGCGTCGGCGAGCTGCAGATTCCGTTCCGCCTCGGCGTCGGCCGAGGTCGCCCACTGATCGGCGACGCGCTTGAAGGCGAACCCATCGATGGTGAGTCCACCGCGAAAATCGCAGCACCGATTCCCATGCTCAGCGCCGCGAAACGGCCGAGGACACAGCCGAGCGCGGTGCGCAACGTGCGCGGCAGGCCATAAAAGGCGCCCGCCCACAGCAGAACAC
This genomic stretch from Nocardia brasiliensis ATCC 700358 harbors:
- a CDS encoding methyltransferase domain-containing protein, which codes for MGIRLVARCVRGLESVVAAEVLRLGLGAVVELGHREIHCHTLSSASQVLRLRTADDAFVLAATAPDIGRRKNSVAVLAGLVADLDVPRLWEARERCGGPPGLGGGIEVSASFLGRRNFNRYDVEDAVGGALSEQLGLHYHSRRGGARPPDSGSGWRVTLDGQHARLMLRIATHPLHRRPYKQQSVPGSLHPPVASAMVQLADLRPGDRVLDPCCGAGTLLLEARHLQPAATYRGFDADPAAVRATRANAAATIPARLGDAANVPLPPGSIDRIVCNPPWDSQAPARGLLSHSSLPLWTELRRLLTANGIAVLLIPDARELATAIHAGFTPTHLQQVRISGRPSFLIRVAPAS